The Paracoccus liaowanqingii genome window below encodes:
- the istB gene encoding IS21-like element helper ATPase IstB produces MTEAPRILLTHHLKTLKLPTFLREYEKVARQCAAEGLDHVQFLSRLVELELIDRERRMVERRIKAAKFPTTKSLDSFDFKAIPKLNKMQVLELARCEWILRRENVIALGPSGTGKTHVALGLGLAACQKGMAVSFTTAATLVNELMEARDERRLLRLQKQLDGVKLLIIDEPGFVPLSKTGAELLFELISQRYERGSKMITSNLPFDEWTETFGTERLTGALLDRLTHHVNILEMNGDSYRLGQSRARKAEATT; encoded by the coding sequence ATGACTGAAGCCCCGAGGATCCTGCTCACCCACCATCTGAAAACGCTGAAGCTGCCGACGTTCCTGCGGGAGTATGAGAAGGTTGCGCGCCAATGCGCCGCTGAAGGGCTGGACCATGTCCAGTTCCTGTCGCGCCTGGTCGAATTGGAACTGATCGACCGCGAGCGGCGGATGGTCGAGCGACGCATCAAGGCCGCGAAGTTCCCGACGACCAAGAGCCTCGACAGCTTCGACTTCAAGGCGATCCCCAAGCTCAACAAGATGCAGGTGCTGGAATTGGCCCGCTGTGAATGGATCCTACGGCGCGAGAACGTCATCGCCCTCGGGCCGAGCGGCACGGGCAAGACCCATGTTGCCCTCGGACTGGGGCTGGCCGCCTGTCAGAAGGGCATGGCGGTCAGCTTCACCACCGCCGCGACGTTGGTCAACGAGCTGATGGAGGCCCGCGACGAACGCCGCCTGCTCCGCCTGCAAAAGCAGCTGGATGGCGTCAAGTTGCTCATCATCGATGAACCAGGCTTTGTGCCGCTGTCCAAGACCGGTGCCGAGCTCTTGTTCGAGCTCATCTCTCAGCGCTATGAGCGCGGTTCCAAGATGATCACCAGCAACCTGCCATTCGACGAATGGACTGAAACCTTCGGCACCGAACGCCTGACCGGCGCATTGCTCGATCGACTGACCCACCACGTCAATATCCTCGAGATGAACGGCGACAGTTATCGGCTCGGACAAAGCCGCGCCCGAAAGGCCGAAGCAACCACATAA
- a CDS encoding CAP domain-containing protein, translated as MLTSVILVNVLSGPFAPPASAQDLADLREAALERTNASRSEANLASLAQSDVLDAAAQSHAADMLTRGYHSHVSPDGKTPFDRFLAAGGNSWAVSGENIATCTGCTAPPDLDRIQAFHDGWMQSPGHRRNILSAGFDSFGFGIAGSGSTVYAVQTFSGPGEDEGGAGSALSPEEVAGTALQQINDARADAGLGPLAADADLDEAADRVLDRLAEDRDDLPENIFELLPEGSTGWTSLAVQTATLGGSGASIGRADLSAIISDWEQAATPREILGGPTASHVGFAAEAAGDGRLSAVALFGGR; from the coding sequence GTGCTGACATCCGTCATCCTCGTCAATGTCCTGAGCGGGCCATTCGCCCCACCCGCGTCCGCTCAGGACCTGGCGGACTTGCGCGAGGCTGCGTTGGAACGGACCAATGCCTCCCGCAGCGAGGCCAACCTGGCGTCACTTGCACAAAGCGATGTGCTTGACGCGGCGGCGCAGAGCCATGCCGCGGACATGCTGACGCGCGGATATCACAGCCATGTCTCGCCGGATGGTAAAACGCCGTTCGACCGCTTCCTCGCCGCCGGGGGCAACAGCTGGGCGGTCAGCGGCGAGAACATCGCGACCTGCACCGGATGCACGGCGCCACCGGACCTTGACCGGATCCAGGCCTTCCACGACGGCTGGATGCAGAGCCCCGGGCATCGCAGGAACATCCTGTCCGCGGGCTTTGACAGCTTCGGCTTCGGCATCGCCGGCTCGGGCAGTACGGTCTATGCCGTTCAGACGTTTTCCGGCCCCGGCGAGGATGAGGGGGGTGCCGGTTCGGCGCTCAGCCCGGAGGAGGTTGCCGGGACGGCGCTTCAGCAGATCAACGATGCCCGAGCCGACGCCGGACTTGGTCCGCTCGCGGCCGATGCGGATCTGGATGAGGCCGCAGATCGCGTTCTGGATCGGTTGGCAGAAGACCGCGACGATCTGCCCGAGAACATCTTCGAGCTTCTGCCCGAGGGATCGACGGGGTGGACCAGCCTTGCCGTGCAGACCGCGACGCTCGGCGGATCAGGCGCCTCGATCGGACGGGCGGACCTTTCTGCGATCATCTCGGATTGGGAGCAGGCGGCGACCCCGCGCGAGATCCTGGGCGGCCCGACCGCGTCGCATGTCGGCTTTGCTGCAGAGGCTGCGGGCGACGGTCGGCTCTCGGCTGTCGCGCTGTTCGGAGGAAGATAG
- a CDS encoding MauE/DoxX family redox-associated membrane protein, with translation MSRSNARTATVHRMVMTKHMCPYGLKSLDLLRRQGFSVEDHHLTTRAEVDAFKEEHDVQTTPQTFIGGQRIGGYDDLRRHFGKTVRDTSATTYRPVIALFAMAAAMALATNWAAIGAVFTIAAAEWFVAFAMCLLALQKLKDVDSFATMFLNYDLLAQRWVRYGYVYPFAEGLAGVLMVAGALMWLSIPVALFIGTIGAVSVWKAVYVDKRDIKCACVGGDSNVPLGFVSLTENLMMVAMAIWMLVKVTMLGH, from the coding sequence ATGTCCCGTTCAAACGCCAGAACCGCCACCGTCCACCGGATGGTGATGACCAAGCACATGTGCCCCTACGGGTTGAAGTCGCTCGATCTGCTCAGGCGGCAGGGCTTCAGCGTCGAGGACCATCACCTGACCACCCGCGCCGAGGTCGATGCCTTCAAGGAGGAGCACGACGTCCAGACCACCCCGCAGACCTTCATCGGCGGCCAGCGCATCGGCGGCTATGACGACCTGCGGCGGCATTTCGGCAAGACCGTCCGCGACACGAGCGCGACGACTTATCGTCCGGTGATCGCACTGTTCGCGATGGCCGCCGCGATGGCGCTGGCCACCAACTGGGCCGCGATCGGCGCGGTGTTCACGATCGCTGCGGCGGAGTGGTTCGTGGCCTTCGCCATGTGTCTGCTGGCGCTGCAGAAGCTGAAGGACGTGGACAGTTTCGCCACGATGTTCCTGAACTACGATCTGCTGGCGCAGAGATGGGTGCGCTACGGCTATGTCTATCCCTTCGCCGAGGGGCTGGCGGGGGTGCTGATGGTCGCGGGCGCGCTGATGTGGCTGTCGATCCCGGTGGCGCTGTTCATCGGCACGATCGGCGCGGTGTCGGTCTGGAAGGCGGTCTATGTCGACAAGCGGGACATCAAATGCGCCTGCGTCGGCGGCGACAGCAACGTGCCCCTGGGCTTCGTCTCGCTGACCGAGAACCTGATGATGGTCGCGATGGCTATCTGGATGCTGGTGAAGGTCACCATGCTGGGACACTAG
- a CDS encoding DUF411 domain-containing protein, with amino-acid sequence MINRRMFAATMAACLMTAPALAAARQTPVRAQVFRSPDCGCCGAWIAHLEAHGFVVDVVMTEDMEAVKDRHGVPASLRSCHTGLIEGYVIEGHVPAADIHSLLEQHPQAGGIAVPGMPVGSPGMEMGDHRDPFDVILWTGSQTRVFSSHQG; translated from the coding sequence ATGATCAATCGACGGATGTTCGCGGCCACGATGGCCGCCTGCCTGATGACGGCGCCGGCCCTTGCGGCTGCGCGTCAGACGCCCGTCCGGGCCCAGGTGTTCCGCTCGCCCGATTGCGGATGCTGCGGGGCCTGGATCGCGCATCTGGAAGCGCATGGCTTCGTCGTGGACGTGGTCATGACCGAGGACATGGAGGCCGTGAAGGATCGCCATGGCGTCCCGGCGTCCTTGCGGTCCTGCCATACGGGCCTGATCGAGGGCTATGTGATCGAGGGTCATGTGCCCGCCGCCGATATCCACAGCCTGCTGGAACAGCATCCGCAGGCAGGCGGCATCGCAGTGCCCGGCATGCCGGTCGGATCGCCGGGCATGGAGATGGGCGATCACCGCGATCCCTTCGACGTCATCCTCTGGACCGGGTCCCAGACCCGCGTCTTCTCCAGCCATCAAGGGTGA
- the cueR gene encoding Cu(I)-responsive transcriptional regulator — MNIGDAATRSGVSAKMIRYYEQIGLIPTAARTASGYRDYAPGDVHVLRFIARARDLGFSIAEITELLDLWRNKDRRSADVKAQAQARVQDLRHKIAHLQEMADTLEDLANACAGNERPSCPILHQLEMPEAGDGQGTRRARDNGLKERIA, encoded by the coding sequence ATGAACATCGGAGACGCCGCAACCCGCTCGGGTGTGTCGGCCAAGATGATCCGCTATTACGAACAGATCGGTCTGATCCCGACCGCTGCGCGCACGGCCTCGGGCTATCGGGACTACGCGCCCGGCGATGTGCATGTGCTGCGCTTCATCGCCCGTGCGCGCGATCTGGGCTTCTCCATCGCCGAGATCACCGAGCTGCTGGACCTGTGGCGCAACAAGGACCGGCGCAGTGCCGACGTGAAGGCGCAGGCGCAGGCCAGGGTTCAGGATCTGCGCCACAAGATCGCCCACCTGCAGGAGATGGCCGACACGCTGGAGGATCTGGCGAATGCCTGCGCGGGCAACGAGCGTCCCAGTTGCCCCATCCTGCACCAACTCGAAATGCCCGAGGCCGGCGACGGACAAGGGACCCGCCGCGCCAGGGACAACGGATTAAAGGAAAGGATTGCCTGA
- a CDS encoding calcium-binding protein: MPVSATTPFFLQNGKSFLVNPPSTPRIITDLGTATLVDSDLVRGDDPGEAVTLGFGRGTGGGFRRFFDQDREVLTSLTFDDGTILTGVRGLVDGNNFSIGGNFYFLFDSDALAAVGKSISDVAKVNSFALFDHDLNWSDLGFSGGNLPAPEPQPEPEESTEATAMFFSQNNQSFIANPTFNVFLDARIGVATLVDDDLIRGNDAGEGAVIGVGFTGAPVIATQPTEVLTSIAFADGTTLTGVEGVLFGGGSSASFGLGSSTFLFDADALAAAGKSVVDVARVLSFTSTDHDLTWADLGFSGGDLPEPGPPPVPDLVEGIPATAIWFLQNSQSFIVNPTFNVTLDTELGIATLVDDDLIRGDDAGEGVTLGLRILGGGPQPVATQDIEVLTNITFADGTTLTGAEAVMFGGGSPASFGLGTSTFLFDTVALAAAGKSVLDVARVNSFTMTDHDLTWFDVGFTQDGVTLPEPERNLTLLEGTAGNDTLRGTRDDELILGGEGNDRLIGGRGDDVILGGNGNDRLTGGLGEDTFVFGADARDGNRDRDVVTDYNAVLDTIVLEAGATIRSSAVRDGGLLITLDGDGDTIFVQNAGPIILGNIALVDDLFLV; the protein is encoded by the coding sequence ATGCCCGTATCGGCCACGACACCTTTCTTCCTTCAGAACGGCAAGAGCTTTCTCGTCAACCCGCCGTCCACTCCCCGGATCATCACCGATCTGGGCACCGCGACGCTGGTCGACAGCGACCTCGTGCGCGGCGACGATCCCGGTGAGGCGGTCACCCTCGGGTTCGGCCGCGGGACGGGCGGCGGTTTCCGACGCTTCTTCGACCAGGACAGGGAGGTGCTGACCAGCCTCACCTTCGACGACGGCACCATCCTGACCGGGGTCAGGGGGCTGGTGGACGGCAACAACTTCAGCATCGGCGGCAACTTCTACTTCCTGTTCGACAGCGATGCGCTGGCCGCGGTCGGCAAGTCGATCAGCGATGTGGCCAAGGTCAACAGCTTTGCCCTGTTCGACCACGACCTGAACTGGTCCGACTTGGGCTTTTCCGGCGGCAACCTGCCCGCACCCGAGCCTCAGCCCGAGCCGGAGGAAAGCACCGAGGCCACGGCGATGTTCTTTTCGCAGAACAACCAAAGCTTCATCGCGAATCCCACGTTCAACGTCTTCCTCGACGCCCGGATCGGGGTCGCGACACTGGTCGACGACGACCTGATCCGTGGCAACGATGCGGGCGAGGGGGCCGTGATCGGGGTCGGCTTCACTGGCGCCCCGGTGATTGCCACGCAGCCGACCGAGGTCCTGACTAGCATCGCCTTCGCCGACGGCACGACCCTGACCGGGGTGGAGGGCGTGCTGTTCGGCGGCGGCTCGTCCGCATCCTTCGGCCTCGGCAGCAGCACCTTCCTCTTCGACGCCGATGCGCTGGCCGCCGCGGGCAAATCGGTCGTCGACGTGGCGCGAGTCCTCAGCTTCACGTCCACGGACCACGACCTGACCTGGGCCGATCTGGGCTTTTCCGGGGGCGATCTGCCCGAACCGGGGCCGCCGCCGGTGCCGGACCTGGTCGAGGGAATCCCCGCGACCGCCATCTGGTTCTTGCAGAACAGCCAGAGCTTCATCGTCAACCCGACATTCAACGTGACGCTGGACACCGAACTGGGGATCGCGACACTGGTCGACGACGACCTGATCCGCGGGGACGATGCGGGCGAGGGGGTCACGCTCGGGCTGCGGATCCTCGGGGGCGGTCCGCAACCCGTCGCGACCCAGGACATCGAGGTTCTGACCAACATCACCTTTGCCGACGGCACCACCCTGACCGGGGCCGAGGCGGTGATGTTCGGGGGCGGCTCGCCCGCCTCCTTCGGCCTCGGCACCAGCACCTTCCTGTTTGACACGGTTGCCTTGGCCGCTGCGGGCAAGTCCGTCCTCGACGTGGCGCGGGTGAACAGCTTCACGATGACGGACCACGACCTGACCTGGTTCGACGTCGGCTTCACCCAGGACGGCGTCACCCTGCCCGAGCCGGAGCGGAACCTGACCCTGCTGGAGGGCACCGCCGGCAACGACACCCTGCGCGGCACCCGGGACGACGAGCTGATCCTCGGCGGCGAGGGGAACGACCGGCTGATCGGCGGCCGAGGCGACGACGTGATCCTCGGTGGCAACGGCAACGATCGGCTGACGGGCGGGCTGGGCGAGGACACCTTCGTCTTCGGCGCCGATGCGCGCGACGGCAACCGGGACCGCGACGTGGTGACCGACTACAACGCGGTTCTGGACACCATCGTGCTGGAAGCCGGTGCGACCATCCGGTCCTCCGCGGTGCGGGATGGCGGCCTGCTGATCACGCTCGACGGCGATGGCGACACCATCTTCGTGCAGAATGCCGGGCCGATCATCCTGGGCAACATCGCGCTGGTCGACGACCTGTTCCTGGTCTGA
- a CDS encoding PA14 domain-containing protein: MTLSASSNIFTIGHSLVGLEMPHMMNSMGRGGVTDYQVIIGAPLRVSWESSGASFAQGKDSRKALATGDYDAVIMTEAIPLDSHLKWSGTVQNALRFANLAYSANPDVQTYIYETWHGFDFHNGNLRAWRAGLDSFGPKWESIVDGVNAGLPDGAKPMLLIPAGQAMANLYDAIEAGQIPGVTSIRQFFVDDIHLNINGNYFVTTVHQATLYGENPDGLPERTFSPWGSYPAVNPALADALQKVAWETVNEYDRDGVNDNGAGPAPVDPAPVDPSPAEPEPAPVDPRPVDPKPVDPKPVDPKPVDPKPVEPKPVDPKPVDPKPVDPKPVDPSPVEPGSEVAGWKATYWALPSSATNIRTVDFTAPPTASTTLDKVQFWTEGSLWRGGPANHFAAKFEGDLEIKKAGDYRFTVGVDDAALIYVDGKLVLDRSDNGAFKTSEVTLKLGTGSHTIEFRYLEVNGTSAAELQYSGPDTMGKRAYITEKVVSHGGQPAAVDPAPADPEPVVPKPVDPKPVDPKPADPEPAPEPPTAPPPAPPVPADGSTLTNPSMGVGLGGVTDWSTQMPFLDVFKTSRPWTGHLEGRWGGATSQQIEAVSDANGYLTKLPAGVSHVSSLFLTEMPSQMTSVAGTYRVTYDGQGDIRVTGGTNVRYGDGEIWFDYTPRNSNLVSIDIHRITATDHIRNISVVHEKNIPAFEAGKVFNPQWIEMIDDMRSLRFMDWQGTNNSDVSSWADRAQMSDATWATEAGVPLEIMVQLANETGTDPWFNIPHLASPDYIRKFVAYVKENLDPDLKPSFEYSNEVWNFQFEQAQWAHQQGQRLWPGQSDAWVQFYGMKSAEMARIVDQVYGANVNDLVNKVIATHTAWQGLEESILDAPNAVANGSARPASLFNDYAITGYFDGSLGREKGATVLDWIASSEASALAQGRAQGLSGSQLTAHVREHKYDRAIDLAVRELRDGSVTGNPDGSIANLIKSFAYHKKVADAYKMDLVMYEGGTHVVGTGQWSNNKVLADFFNALNQSDDMGGLYQELMQGWKDAGGTLFNAFVDVGRHGIHGSWGALQHLDDQSERWDAIVAFNKANPGWWEARDPGDFIGSGETAPVGTTPPDPEPSDPTPAPTPVPPTPPGAILGNDLDNILEGSGRNDRIYGFGGNDTIYGKGGADEMHGGLGNDLYFVNDRGDRTIERANEGYDEVRSTIDWTLSAHTEALFLRGTADLDGIGNALGNRLVGNNGANTLSGMAGNDVLRGGGGNDRLIGGTGNDTLSGDSGQDTLDGGAGNDVYTGGAGRDVFIFLSGRDVVKDFQVGFDTAELIGDGRMTWQNSNQGLVMRHDQGTVTFEGLDMEDVSFIF, translated from the coding sequence GTGACCCTTTCGGCCTCATCAAACATCTTCACCATTGGCCACAGCCTCGTGGGCCTGGAAATGCCCCACATGATGAACAGCATGGGGCGCGGGGGTGTCACCGACTATCAGGTGATCATCGGTGCCCCGTTGCGGGTCAGCTGGGAAAGTTCGGGCGCCAGCTTTGCGCAGGGCAAGGACTCGCGCAAGGCGCTGGCGACCGGTGACTATGATGCCGTGATCATGACGGAAGCGATTCCGCTGGACAGTCATCTGAAATGGTCCGGGACGGTCCAGAATGCCCTGCGGTTCGCCAATCTGGCCTATTCGGCCAATCCCGACGTGCAGACCTATATCTACGAGACATGGCACGGCTTCGACTTCCACAACGGCAACCTGAGGGCGTGGCGTGCGGGGCTCGACAGCTTCGGGCCGAAATGGGAAAGCATCGTTGACGGCGTGAATGCCGGGCTGCCGGATGGCGCAAAGCCCATGCTGCTGATCCCCGCCGGCCAGGCGATGGCGAACCTCTATGACGCGATCGAGGCGGGCCAGATCCCGGGCGTGACGTCGATCCGGCAGTTCTTCGTCGATGACATCCACCTGAACATCAACGGCAATTACTTCGTCACGACGGTTCATCAGGCCACCTTGTACGGCGAGAATCCCGACGGCCTGCCGGAACGGACCTTCAGCCCCTGGGGATCCTACCCGGCGGTGAACCCCGCGCTGGCGGACGCCCTTCAGAAGGTCGCGTGGGAGACGGTGAACGAATACGACCGCGATGGCGTCAACGACAATGGTGCGGGACCCGCGCCCGTCGACCCCGCGCCTGTCGATCCCTCCCCGGCAGAGCCCGAACCTGCTCCGGTGGACCCCAGGCCGGTCGACCCCAAGCCCGTCGACCCCAAGCCGGTGGATCCGAAGCCCGTCGATCCGAAGCCGGTGGAGCCCAAGCCGGTAGACCCCAAGCCCGTCGATCCGAAGCCGGTGGACCCCAAGCCGGTGGATCCGTCCCCGGTCGAGCCCGGCTCCGAGGTGGCGGGGTGGAAGGCGACCTATTGGGCCCTTCCGTCCAGCGCCACCAACATCAGGACCGTGGACTTCACGGCGCCGCCCACTGCGTCGACCACGTTGGACAAGGTCCAGTTCTGGACCGAGGGCAGCCTGTGGAGGGGCGGACCGGCCAACCATTTCGCGGCCAAGTTCGAGGGCGATCTCGAGATCAAGAAGGCCGGCGACTATCGCTTCACGGTCGGGGTCGATGACGCGGCGCTGATCTATGTGGACGGAAAGCTGGTCCTGGACCGCAGCGACAACGGGGCCTTCAAGACCAGCGAGGTCACGCTCAAGCTTGGCACGGGATCCCATACGATCGAGTTCCGGTACCTTGAGGTGAATGGAACCTCTGCCGCCGAACTGCAGTACAGCGGCCCGGACACGATGGGCAAACGGGCCTACATCACCGAGAAGGTCGTCTCTCATGGGGGTCAGCCAGCCGCTGTCGACCCGGCCCCCGCCGATCCCGAACCCGTCGTGCCCAAGCCCGTCGACCCGAAGCCCGTCGATCCGAAGCCTGCGGATCCCGAGCCCGCACCCGAGCCGCCGACAGCTCCGCCGCCCGCCCCCCCGGTCCCTGCGGACGGATCGACGCTGACCAACCCGTCGATGGGTGTCGGTCTGGGCGGGGTCACGGACTGGTCGACCCAGATGCCCTTCCTCGACGTCTTCAAGACCTCACGCCCCTGGACGGGGCACCTGGAAGGCCGGTGGGGCGGGGCCACGTCGCAGCAGATCGAGGCCGTCTCGGACGCGAACGGATACCTGACCAAGCTGCCCGCCGGCGTGTCCCATGTCAGCTCGCTCTTCCTGACCGAGATGCCGTCCCAGATGACCTCGGTCGCTGGAACCTACCGGGTCACTTATGACGGACAGGGCGACATCCGGGTCACCGGCGGCACCAATGTCCGCTACGGCGACGGAGAGATCTGGTTCGACTACACGCCCCGCAACAGCAACCTGGTCAGCATCGACATCCACAGGATCACAGCCACCGACCATATCCGCAACATCTCGGTCGTCCACGAGAAGAACATCCCGGCCTTCGAGGCCGGCAAGGTCTTCAATCCGCAGTGGATCGAGATGATCGACGACATGCGCTCGCTGCGCTTCATGGACTGGCAGGGCACGAACAACTCGGACGTCTCCAGCTGGGCCGACCGGGCGCAGATGTCGGATGCGACTTGGGCCACCGAGGCCGGCGTCCCGCTGGAGATCATGGTCCAGCTGGCCAACGAGACCGGGACGGATCCCTGGTTCAACATCCCGCATCTGGCCAGCCCGGACTACATCCGGAAATTCGTGGCCTATGTGAAGGAGAACCTCGATCCCGACCTGAAGCCCTCGTTCGAGTATTCCAACGAGGTCTGGAACTTCCAGTTCGAACAGGCGCAATGGGCCCACCAGCAGGGCCAGAGGCTGTGGCCCGGCCAGAGCGACGCATGGGTCCAGTTCTACGGCATGAAATCCGCCGAGATGGCGCGGATCGTCGATCAGGTCTATGGCGCGAACGTCAATGACCTGGTGAACAAGGTCATCGCCACCCACACCGCCTGGCAGGGCCTCGAGGAGAGCATCCTCGATGCGCCGAACGCGGTCGCCAACGGTTCGGCACGCCCCGCATCCCTGTTCAACGACTATGCCATCACCGGATATTTCGACGGCAGCCTGGGGCGCGAGAAGGGCGCGACCGTGCTGGACTGGATCGCAAGCTCCGAGGCAAGCGCCCTGGCCCAGGGCCGTGCCCAGGGCCTGTCGGGCAGCCAGCTGACCGCCCATGTCCGGGAACACAAGTACGACCGCGCCATCGACCTGGCCGTGAGGGAGCTTCGCGACGGCTCGGTCACGGGCAATCCCGACGGCTCGATCGCCAACCTGATCAAGAGCTTCGCCTATCACAAGAAGGTCGCCGACGCCTACAAGATGGACCTGGTGATGTATGAGGGCGGCACCCATGTCGTGGGCACCGGCCAGTGGAGCAACAACAAGGTGCTGGCCGACTTCTTCAACGCCCTGAACCAGTCCGATGACATGGGCGGGCTGTACCAGGAACTGATGCAGGGCTGGAAGGATGCGGGCGGGACGCTGTTCAACGCCTTCGTCGATGTGGGGCGGCATGGAATCCACGGATCCTGGGGCGCCCTGCAGCATCTGGACGACCAGTCCGAACGGTGGGATGCCATCGTCGCCTTCAACAAGGCAAATCCCGGATGGTGGGAGGCTCGGGACCCGGGCGACTTCATCGGCAGCGGAGAGACGGCCCCGGTCGGGACGACCCCGCCCGATCCCGAACCCTCGGACCCGACCCCGGCCCCGACGCCTGTCCCGCCGACGCCCCCGGGTGCCATCCTGGGGAACGATCTCGACAACATCCTTGAAGGCAGTGGCAGGAACGACCGGATCTACGGGTTCGGCGGCAATGACACGATCTATGGCAAGGGCGGCGCCGACGAGATGCATGGCGGCCTGGGCAACGACCTCTACTTCGTGAACGATCGGGGCGACCGGACGATCGAGAGGGCGAACGAGGGGTATGACGAGGTCAGGTCGACGATCGACTGGACCCTGTCCGCGCATACCGAGGCGTTGTTCCTGCGGGGAACGGCCGATCTCGACGGGATCGGGAACGCGCTGGGAAACCGGCTGGTCGGCAACAACGGAGCGAACACCCTGTCCGGGATGGCCGGGAACGACGTCCTGCGGGGAGGCGGCGGCAACGATCGCCTGATCGGCGGAACCGGAAACGACACGCTTTCGGGCGACAGCGGCCAGGACACCCTGGATGGCGGCGCCGGGAACGATGTCTATACCGGCGGTGCGGGACGGGACGTCTTCATCTTCCTGTCGGGCAGGGATGTCGTGAAGGACTTCCAGGTCGGCTTTGACACCGCCGAGCTGATCGGCGACGGAAGGATGACCTGGCAGAACAGCAACCAGGGCCTTGTCATGAGGCACGACCAGGGCACGGTCACCTTCGAGGGCCTGGACATGGAGGATGTCAGCTTCATCTTCTGA
- a CDS encoding cation:proton antiporter, with product MFETLSQPPDPYILVLMGIGVLIALVAWLPLALRRLPLSLPIVCIGLGMGLGAIPWFRFAPSPLEHPEITERFAEFVVIIALMGAGLKIDRVLGLRSWMITWRLIFLTLPLGIALITLLAGTWLGLPWALALLLGAVLAPTDPVLASDVQVGPPKTGEEDEVRFALTSEAGVNDGAAFPFVHLAIALAAASVTQEPWALEWLTYNVLWEIGVGILGGYLVGRLFGWITFRIPAETKLAKTGDGLIALAATFVSYGFTETIHSYGFLSVFVTALTFRQAHRDHDFHTSMHDLTEQIERISMMILLLLFGGALVHGLLSPLTPADIAAAVVILLVIRPVTGLLGLSGVTASWHERLTIAFFGIRGIGSFYYLAYGLNHIEDPGHAARLWAIVGLVVLLSIIMHGLSVTPIMRKLDRLQGRDPDADDAVPPPGFQGPGAEARR from the coding sequence ATGTTCGAGACATTGAGCCAGCCTCCCGATCCCTACATCCTCGTCCTGATGGGCATCGGCGTGCTGATCGCGCTGGTGGCGTGGCTGCCCTTGGCGCTGCGGCGCCTTCCGCTGTCGCTGCCGATCGTCTGCATCGGCCTGGGCATGGGACTGGGTGCCATCCCCTGGTTCCGCTTCGCGCCCTCGCCGCTGGAGCATCCCGAGATCACCGAGCGGTTCGCCGAGTTCGTGGTCATCATCGCGCTGATGGGGGCCGGGCTCAAGATCGACCGAGTGCTGGGCCTGCGATCCTGGATGATCACCTGGCGGCTGATCTTCCTGACGCTGCCCTTGGGGATCGCGCTGATCACGCTGCTGGCGGGCACCTGGCTGGGTCTGCCTTGGGCCTTGGCGCTGCTTCTGGGCGCGGTCCTGGCGCCGACCGATCCCGTGCTGGCCTCGGACGTGCAGGTGGGCCCGCCCAAGACCGGCGAGGAGGACGAGGTCCGCTTCGCGCTCACCTCCGAGGCCGGGGTGAATGACGGGGCGGCCTTTCCCTTCGTGCACCTGGCCATCGCGCTGGCGGCCGCCTCGGTCACGCAGGAACCCTGGGCCTTGGAATGGCTGACCTACAATGTCCTGTGGGAGATCGGCGTGGGCATCCTGGGCGGCTATCTGGTCGGTCGGCTGTTCGGCTGGATCACCTTCCGCATCCCGGCCGAAACCAAGCTGGCCAAGACCGGCGACGGGCTGATCGCCCTGGCGGCCACTTTCGTGTCCTATGGCTTCACCGAGACGATCCACTCCTATGGCTTCCTGTCGGTCTTCGTCACCGCGCTGACCTTCCGGCAGGCGCATCGGGATCACGACTTCCACACGTCGATGCACGACCTGACCGAACAGATCGAGCGGATCTCGATGATGATCCTGCTGCTGCTGTTCGGGGGCGCGCTGGTCCATGGCCTGCTGTCCCCGCTGACCCCTGCCGACATCGCGGCGGCGGTGGTGATCCTGCTGGTCATCCGTCCCGTGACCGGCCTTCTGGGGCTGTCCGGGGTCACGGCGTCCTGGCACGAGCGTCTGACGATCGCCTTCTTCGGGATCCGCGGCATCGGGTCGTTCTATTATCTCGCCTATGGCCTGAACCATATCGAGGATCCGGGCCATGCCGCGCGGCTCTGGGCCATCGTCGGCCTGGTGGTGCTGCTGTCGATCATCATGCACGGCCTGTCGGTCACCCCGATCATGCGCAAGCTGGACCGCCTGCAGGGCCGCGACCCCGATGCCGACGACGCCGTGCCGCCCCCGGGCTTCCAGGGGCCGGGCGCCGAGGCGCGGAGATGA